The Burkholderia latens genome segment GCGCAAGCAAGCCTATCACGTCGAATTCGACGCAATCCCATCCGATCGTCAGTACCGGATGCCGTTGAAGGAGGAAACCTGGCCCAGGATCGACGGGGTCATCACCGGAACGATCGCGTCGCCGGGCGGCTGGAAAGATCCCTATCTGGGCAAGGACGGCGATTACGTCGTCGACCTCCATATGGATCGCGACAAACGTGTGCCGGGCCTGCAAAGCTGTCCGATGCGCCTGGCCAAGCCGTTCGCTGGTCCGGGCCAGACCGGCCGTATGCCTGGGCGACGCAACGACGCATGGCGGCGTCGTCAAGACCGCATCGTCGACATTCGACCTCGACGGCCGCAAGGTTGCGCTGCTGCATGACGTCGTCACGTGTCCCGAGCATGGCGACAATCCGATCGTCGAATGCAGCGAGGGT includes the following:
- a CDS encoding PAAR domain-containing protein, whose product is MGDATTHGGVVKTASSTFDLDGRKVALLHDVVTCPEHGDNPIVECSEGYSEGDRKWVMHMCRTHCGSHVIANSTGMKIA